In a genomic window of Ipomoea triloba cultivar NCNSP0323 chromosome 3, ASM357664v1:
- the LOC116013192 gene encoding uncharacterized protein LOC116013192 — translation MPTARLITVGSSDAMESVEGNDSLYTLISQATGKEPIILGDKPIQWIQLLHALEQPDLPYWPMVTPVKVQMHKCEKCSQEFFSSINYRRHIRLHRRALNFDKESRKYRDFLGAFWNKLSLEEVKEVASEKTDKLGVIXALEQPDLPYWPMVTPVKVQMHKCEKCSQEFFSSINYRRHIRLHRRALNFDKESRKYRDFLGAFWNKLSLEEVKEVASLDDISLKEIPGTLLVKTLTESLQTSSAWMWSLPTVYMKAGATLMDIIEAKPSRLPISSQELFSVLDDASEGTFLCAGTADSMQKYLFDDEVIKVCLELRNLAACICFAFEQKLVKAWIADKEAEALRCQKLLVEEEEAAQRRQTELLEKKRQKKLRQKELRAKDQMSEEKASLGGTADSSENALVAEISSPPTLFDSDSNTLDVAEDVSGLQNDCEVMMIGSISVPVKNCPIHTRRTNLAKAHDQSGCDLSLGSKTSVPSDDWVHVTRRGKGPKGRQDNEERASVEVGDQNLSCAMSVQPYAPDGKTHSHQLPFSSGTVKTFLIKRWNEVVSADHVKLVISAVPKSQGSPSTQSSLKKSAPPPSAPKNMAH, via the exons ATGCCAACTGCAAGGCTGATCACTGTTGGATCTTCAGATGCAATGGAATCAGTTGAGGGGAATGATTCCCTTTACACATTGATTAGTCAAGCTACAGGGAAAGAGCCTATCATCTTAGGGGACAAACCTATACAGTGGATACAGTTACTTCATGCCTTAGAGCAGCCAG ATCTTCCATATTGGCCTATGGTTACTCCTGTGAAGGTTCAGATGCATAAATGTGAGAAATGTTCTCAAGAATTTTTTTCATCAATTAACTACCGAAGGCATATACGCCTGCACCGTCGAGCCTTAAATTTTGACAAG GAGTCTCGCAAATATAGAGATTTTCTTGGAGCATTTTGGAATAAG CTTTCATTGGAGGAGGTTAAAGAAGTTGCATC AGAGAAGACTGACAAACTTGGAGTAATTGNTGCCTTAGAGCAGCCAG ATCTTCCATATTGGCCTATGGTTACTCCTGTGAAGGTTCAGATGCATAAATGTGAGAAATGTTCTCAAGAATTTTTTTCATCAATTAACTACCGAAGGCATATACGCCTGCACCGTCGAGCCTTAAATTTTGACAAG GAGTCTCGCAAATATAGAGATTTTCTTGGAGCATTTTGGAATAAG CTTTCATTGGAGGAGGTTAAAGAAGTTGCATCGTTGGATGACATTTCACTAAAG GAAATTCCTGGGACCTTACTTGTCAAGACACTGACAGAGTCTCTCCAAACATCAAGTGCCTGGATGTGGAGTCTTCCAACTGTTTATATGAAAGCTGGCGCTACCTTAATG GATATTATTGAAGCCAAACCTTCTAGGCTTCCAATATCATCCCAGGAATTATTTAGTGTCCTTGATGACGCTAGTGAGGGAACATTTCTATGTGCTGGAACAGCAGACTCGatgcaaaaatatttattcGATGATGAAGTTATAAAAGTTTGCCTCGAGCTGAGGAATTTAGCTGCATGCATATGCTTTGCTTTTGAACAGAAACTG GTAAAAGCATGGATTGCTGACAAAGAAGCTGAGGCATTGAGATGCCAGAAATTGCTtgtggaggaggaagaagctgCTCAGAGAAG GCAAACAGAGTTATTGGAAAAGAAAAGACAGAAAAAGCTAAGGCAGAAGGAACTGAGGGCAAAGGATCAAATGAGTGAGGAAAAAGCGAGCCTTGGTGGGACTGCTGATTCTTCAGAAAATGCACTGGTGGCAGAAATATCCAGTCCTCCCACCCTGTTTGATTCCGACTCCAATACTCTTGATGTAGCAGAGGATGTCTCCGGCCTACAAAATGACTGTGAAGTGATGATGATTGGGTCAATATCTGTGCCTGTGAAAAATTGCCCTATTCACACACGCCGCACGAACTTGGCAAAAGCACATGATCAAAGTGGATGTGATCTCAGCCTTGGCAGCAAAACCAGTGTGCCATCTGATGATTGGGTTCATGTGACCAGGCGTGGGAAGGGGCCAAAGGGCAGACAAGACAATGAAGAGCGTGCTTCAGTGGAAGTTGGTGATCAAAATCTATCCTGTGCAATGTCTGTGCAACCATATGCTCCTGATGGCAAAACTCATTCTCATCAGCTGCCATTCTCCAGTGGCACTGTAAAAACTTTTCTTATAAAGA GATGGAATGAGGTCGTCTCAGCTGATCATGTGAAGTTGGTCATTTCTGCTGTTCCTAAATCTCAAGGAAGTCCCAGCACCCAGAGCAGCCTTAAAAAATCTGCTCCTCCACCTTCAGCACCCAAGAATATGGCTCACTGA